One Homo sapiens chromosome 13, GRCh38.p14 Primary Assembly genomic window carries:
- the ARL11 gene encoding ADP-ribosylation factor-like protein 11, whose protein sequence is MGSVNSRGHKAEAQVVMMGLDSAGKTTLLYKLKGHQLVETLPTVGFNVEPLKAPGHVSLTLWDVGGQAPLRASWKDYLEGTDILVYVLDSTDEARLPESAAELTEVLNDPNMAGVPFLVLANKQEAPDALPLLKIRNRLSLERFQDHCWELRGCSALTGEGLPEALQSLWSLLKSRSCMCLQARAHGAERGDSKRS, encoded by the coding sequence ATGGGTTCTGTGAATTCCAGAGGTCACAAGGCGGAAGCCCAGGTGGTGATGATGGGCCTGGACTCGGCGGGCAAGACCACGCTCCTTTACAAGCTGAAGGGCCACCAGCTGGTGGAGACCCTGCCCACTGTTGGTTTCAACGTGGAGCCTCTGAAAGCTCCTGGGCACGTGTCACTGACTCTCTGGGACGTTGGGGGGCAGGCCCCGCTCAGAGCCAGCTGGAAGGACTATCTGGAAGGCACAGATATCCTCGTGTACGTGCTGGACAGCACAGATGAAGCCCGCTTACCCGAGTCGGCGGCTGAGCTCACAGAAGTCCTGAACGACCCCAACATGGCTGGCGTCCCCTTCTTGGTGCTGGCCAACAAGCAGGAGGCACCTGATGCACTTCCGCTGCTTAAGATCAGAAACAGGCTGAGTCTAGAGAGATTCCAGGACCACTGCTGGGAGCTCCGGGGCTGCAGTGCCCTCACTGGGGAGGGGCTGCCCGAGGCCCTGCAGAGCCTGTGGAGCCTCCTGAAATCTCGCAGCTGCATGTGTCTGCAGGCGAGAGCCCATGGGGCTGAGCGCGGAGACAGCAAGAGATCTTGA